The following are from one region of the Ruegeria sp. THAF33 genome:
- a CDS encoding LysR family transcriptional regulator, producing the protein MIDTKLAVAVKALARVGGFREAAAAAGVSPATLSRRISQAEDYAGKRLFERSRNGTTLTEAGQKFLQLLSDLDTAGNSFERGVAALRDEGASLLAIGCGPLTTRTIISPSLEKLLSEMPDLRVRIDVRATKEPLEALRSGRIDIAVCDLTHTPDLSDLEIQVAHRRPVSFWARPEHPIHAEAPVPLDKLFRRPLMAPFLHKHWRATFAEILGGDAQAWELAERLPQIECDDYGMLIDLACRCDIVCGGMTDAFVEHAKLERLKQVTTQTEIQWNICFARRRNHRFDSLDVLWRILRTEFGV; encoded by the coding sequence ATGATTGACACGAAATTGGCCGTTGCCGTGAAAGCTCTCGCGCGAGTGGGAGGATTTCGTGAAGCAGCCGCAGCTGCCGGGGTTTCGCCAGCCACATTGTCCCGTCGGATTTCGCAGGCGGAGGATTATGCAGGAAAACGTCTATTCGAACGCAGCCGAAACGGCACCACACTGACTGAAGCCGGGCAAAAGTTTCTTCAGCTCTTATCCGATTTGGACACGGCGGGGAATTCCTTTGAACGCGGCGTCGCGGCTTTGCGCGATGAAGGCGCAAGTCTTCTTGCGATCGGGTGTGGGCCACTGACGACGCGAACCATTATTTCCCCCAGCCTCGAAAAACTCCTTTCTGAAATGCCGGACCTGCGGGTCCGGATCGATGTGAGGGCCACCAAAGAGCCGCTCGAAGCTCTGCGCAGCGGCCGTATCGATATTGCCGTATGCGACCTTACCCATACACCGGACTTGAGTGACCTTGAGATCCAGGTAGCACACCGCAGGCCCGTTTCATTCTGGGCGCGACCAGAGCATCCTATTCACGCAGAAGCACCGGTACCTTTAGACAAACTCTTTCGACGGCCTCTTATGGCGCCATTTTTGCATAAGCATTGGCGCGCAACGTTTGCAGAAATCCTCGGAGGTGATGCCCAAGCCTGGGAGCTTGCGGAGCGACTCCCTCAGATCGAATGCGACGATTATGGGATGCTCATCGATTTGGCGTGCCGATGCGACATTGTCTGTGGCGGCATGACCGACGCGTTTGTGGAACATGCAAAACTTGAACGCCTTAAGCAGGTTACCACTCAGACCGAAATTCAATGGAATATCTGTTTCGCGCGCCGAAGAAACCACCGCTTTGACTCATTGGATGTGCTTTGGCGGATATTGCGGACCGAATTCGGGGTGTAA
- a CDS encoding sodium:solute symporter, with translation MSAATSYALAAYFLAHIGVAIWARAKRRGTIESYYLADRDIGMFALTATLVASAVNALAVTGTPALFYTGGVLFSQMFVAVLMTSALVWSFGPTIAKQGRQGGIVTQAEYFGSHYGSRNVQLLAALLGLLSLLPFLAAQIVGVGKILAGVSGGQIPFETGVISCALAIAIYVFFGGARAVVASDVLQGIIILIFLLASAFVLISAQGGVFEVLTQISLSMPDKLVFSASNLPPFIDNCLSWSFAFFLWPHMFQRLLMARKETRIQYVATMSCLSYFVVVLCILATAMAATVHFGDVQIDPDRLVPAALSALWPVGGTILIVAILALAMSTIDSIVLTSGSILSRDFLSQTTQSGDEVHNTTISRVLVLLIMALAISIAVTEFGTRTVLPLVTLSASIATLALWPLLGTVWPKVSTTGVILTQVSGLLAMIYVFATGNSPFQPLGSASTAFIVSAAVFLATTLVFPRKGYT, from the coding sequence ATGAGTGCCGCTACAAGCTACGCTCTGGCGGCCTATTTTTTGGCTCATATCGGCGTTGCTATTTGGGCGAGAGCGAAGCGCCGCGGAACGATCGAGAGCTATTATCTCGCTGACCGCGATATCGGCATGTTTGCCCTGACGGCCACCCTCGTTGCCTCCGCCGTGAATGCTCTCGCAGTCACTGGAACCCCAGCGCTATTTTACACTGGCGGCGTTCTATTCTCGCAGATGTTTGTAGCAGTATTAATGACGTCGGCGCTCGTTTGGTCCTTTGGGCCGACGATCGCCAAGCAAGGACGCCAAGGTGGAATTGTCACCCAGGCAGAGTATTTCGGCAGTCACTACGGATCCCGCAATGTTCAATTATTGGCCGCCCTGCTGGGACTTCTGTCGCTACTCCCGTTCCTAGCCGCGCAGATTGTCGGCGTCGGCAAAATTCTCGCCGGAGTTTCCGGCGGTCAAATACCGTTTGAAACTGGAGTGATAAGTTGTGCGCTCGCTATTGCGATCTACGTTTTCTTTGGCGGTGCAAGAGCCGTTGTCGCGAGCGATGTTCTGCAGGGCATCATCATCCTTATTTTCTTACTTGCCTCCGCTTTTGTTTTGATCAGTGCGCAGGGGGGAGTATTTGAGGTGCTCACTCAAATTAGCCTGTCAATGCCAGACAAACTTGTATTCTCCGCAAGCAATTTACCGCCCTTCATAGATAATTGTCTGTCCTGGTCATTTGCGTTCTTTCTCTGGCCGCACATGTTCCAGCGCCTGTTGATGGCGCGAAAAGAAACTCGAATCCAGTACGTCGCTACCATGAGCTGTCTGTCCTACTTCGTTGTCGTACTCTGCATTCTAGCTACGGCGATGGCCGCGACGGTGCACTTTGGCGATGTTCAAATTGATCCGGATCGCCTGGTACCGGCCGCGTTGAGTGCGCTATGGCCCGTCGGTGGAACTATTCTTATCGTCGCTATTCTTGCTCTCGCCATGAGCACGATTGACAGCATTGTATTGACGTCCGGATCAATCTTGTCGCGCGATTTCCTGTCACAAACAACCCAGTCTGGCGACGAAGTGCATAATACCACGATTTCGCGAGTTCTGGTTTTGCTCATTATGGCCCTGGCGATTTCGATTGCTGTGACTGAGTTCGGTACTCGAACGGTCCTTCCCTTGGTCACCTTAAGCGCATCGATCGCGACACTGGCGCTGTGGCCATTGCTCGGTACCGTTTGGCCAAAAGTGAGCACCACGGGCGTTATCCTCACGCAAGTCAGCGGGCTGCTAGCCATGATCTATGTTTTTGCAACTGGGAACAGTCCGTTTCAGCCGCTTGGTTCGGCATCCACAGCGTTTATTGTCTCGGCTGCGGTGTTTTTGGCGACGACGCTGGTCTTTCCTCGAAAAGGATACACTTAG
- a CDS encoding helix-turn-helix domain-containing protein: protein MERWRHAKVPVREMAHVLKRSKATIHREIK, encoded by the coding sequence ATTGAGCGCTGGAGGCATGCGAAGGTCCCTGTTCGAGAGATGGCACATGTGTTGAAACGCTCGAAGGCAACTATCCATCGCGAGATCAAATAA
- a CDS encoding murein L,D-transpeptidase family protein yields MKRRLFLSGFIAAFLSGCASKFRTYNGPVVTRLRLYKAQRLLILDGSERVLRAFPIGLGFAPEGHKQFEGDGRTPEGSYVIDRRNPESLFHLSIGISYPNEADSAFARARGRSPGGDIFIHGGPRPGIDPTNKRDWTAGCVAVTDQEIEEIYAMVKDGTPIEIYS; encoded by the coding sequence ATGAAAAGACGTCTGTTTCTCTCTGGCTTCATAGCCGCCTTTTTGTCCGGCTGTGCAAGCAAGTTCCGTACTTACAATGGGCCGGTTGTGACTCGGCTTCGGCTATACAAAGCGCAGCGCCTACTTATCCTCGATGGTAGTGAGCGTGTCTTGCGGGCTTTTCCAATTGGACTCGGATTTGCCCCCGAAGGTCACAAGCAATTCGAAGGAGACGGGCGAACACCTGAAGGCTCCTATGTAATTGACCGTCGCAATCCCGAGAGCCTTTTCCATCTTTCAATCGGAATCTCTTATCCGAACGAGGCGGATTCTGCGTTTGCCCGAGCTCGGGGTCGTTCTCCGGGCGGTGATATTTTTATCCATGGCGGCCCTCGCCCTGGAATTGATCCCACGAACAAGCGTGACTGGACTGCAGGGTGCGTCGCTGTCACAGATCAGGAGATTGAAGAGATCTACGCTATGGTCAAAGACGGGACGCCAATCGAAATCTACTCATAG
- the mntR gene encoding manganese-binding transcriptional regulator MntR — translation MTETKPVNSDRSIDTQASGFEAVRQAHQSEMVEDYVELIAELIHQNGTARPVEIAERLGVTQPTVSKNLARLKREGFIEQIPYRSLQLTDAGRQLAEACRRRHRIVVEFLIALGVSPEVAEHDAEGIEHHVSEETLAVFERFVGRADEAK, via the coding sequence ATGACCGAAACAAAACCGGTAAATTCAGATCGTAGCATTGATACCCAGGCGAGTGGGTTTGAGGCTGTGCGACAGGCCCACCAAAGCGAAATGGTTGAAGACTACGTTGAACTTATCGCGGAGCTGATCCATCAGAATGGCACGGCGCGCCCGGTCGAAATAGCCGAGCGATTGGGCGTGACCCAACCTACGGTTTCCAAGAATTTGGCTCGTTTGAAACGAGAGGGTTTCATTGAGCAAATACCCTACCGCTCACTTCAGCTGACCGATGCCGGGCGTCAATTGGCGGAAGCTTGTAGAAGGCGTCACCGGATTGTCGTGGAGTTCCTGATCGCCTTGGGCGTTTCACCAGAAGTGGCAGAGCATGACGCTGAAGGTATTGAGCATCATGTAAGCGAAGAAACTCTTGCAGTGTTTGAACGGTTCGTTGGGCGGGCCGATGAAGCAAAGTAG
- a CDS encoding cytochrome c peroxidase yields MRGIRFTAPYGRDGREPSLRRFIRNVIVTEFAGKEPTPFQLDALEAYVKQFDFLPNPKIDRYGKLTDLASDDAKRGEVLFNTKFAGLGDKSCASCHTPDRQFRDGLTYDMGSAEPPFPGGTATAFETPTLLNVNFTAPYMHDGSLPTLASVVDWFNDTKNLGLDEAQRADLTAYVEAVGDGEDPYQVFEGRDSVFRLSWEELTTFASTLDTLLPMQDAENIAVLIDTVAPDLATDASVMVNQNAKPEIYEFAAILRAVGDASAEGNWTEATRQWELFKAMQAEIDERMF; encoded by the coding sequence ATGCGTGGCATCCGCTTTACCGCACCTTATGGCCGCGACGGGCGCGAACCAAGCCTGCGCCGGTTCATCCGAAATGTGATTGTGACCGAGTTCGCGGGAAAGGAACCAACGCCGTTCCAGCTGGATGCGCTGGAAGCCTATGTCAAACAGTTCGACTTCCTTCCCAACCCAAAGATCGACCGGTACGGCAAGCTGACCGATCTGGCTTCGGACGACGCCAAGCGCGGAGAGGTGCTGTTCAACACCAAATTTGCCGGACTTGGTGACAAATCCTGCGCTTCGTGTCACACGCCTGACCGTCAGTTCCGCGATGGTCTGACCTACGACATGGGCAGCGCTGAACCACCATTCCCCGGGGGCACGGCTACGGCGTTCGAAACCCCGACACTGCTCAACGTCAATTTCACTGCACCTTACATGCATGACGGATCGCTGCCGACGCTGGCCAGCGTTGTTGACTGGTTCAATGACACCAAGAATTTGGGGTTGGACGAAGCACAGCGCGCAGACCTGACTGCCTATGTCGAAGCCGTTGGCGACGGTGAAGACCCCTATCAAGTATTCGAAGGCCGTGACAGCGTATTCCGCTTGTCCTGGGAAGAACTGACAACATTCGCCAGCACGCTCGATACCCTGCTGCCTATGCAGGATGCTGAAAACATAGCGGTTCTGATCGACACGGTAGCTCCTGATCTGGCGACGGATGCCAGTGTCATGGTCAATCAGAACGCCAAGCCCGAAATCTACGAATTCGCTGCCATCCTGCGAGCGGTTGGCGATGCCAGCGCCGAAGGAAACTGGACCGAAGCCACCCGCCAATGGGAGCTGTTCAAGGCCATGCAGGCCGAAATTGACGAGAGGATGTTCTGA
- a CDS encoding phosphate/phosphite/phosphonate ABC transporter substrate-binding protein, with protein MLSRRNFLVAAAASVALPVMAATDQGLKLAFIPQENPEKLLGDINIITGWLSEQMGVPVTGFVTFDHAAAVEALRNGDADISFMGALPFVLAEDQIGAVPLLSEVYRGQPSYSGRVFVRRDSGIETLADLRGRDIAFSDPVSESGYIYPLDLFVRAGLFSGTGDADSFFGQKFFAGGYQQAMQAMANGLVDAAGASQYADLYLTPDQQAEVKVLAESEQIPSHAIIARPDLDAGLQAKFIETMLRLNESENRHLLTYLYGPDGYLPADPSVYEGVRETARRYGFLK; from the coding sequence ATGCTGTCGCGCCGCAATTTTCTGGTCGCTGCAGCCGCATCTGTAGCCCTGCCCGTAATGGCCGCAACTGATCAGGGGCTGAAGCTGGCCTTCATCCCGCAGGAGAACCCCGAAAAGCTGTTGGGTGATATCAACATCATCACAGGCTGGCTTTCCGAGCAGATGGGTGTTCCGGTCACGGGGTTTGTGACGTTTGACCACGCAGCCGCCGTCGAGGCGCTGCGCAACGGTGATGCCGATATCTCGTTCATGGGAGCGTTGCCCTTTGTGTTGGCCGAGGACCAGATCGGTGCCGTACCGCTCTTGTCCGAGGTTTATCGCGGGCAACCCAGCTATTCGGGCCGCGTCTTCGTGCGACGTGACAGCGGTATCGAAACGCTGGCCGATCTCCGGGGACGTGACATTGCCTTTTCCGATCCGGTCTCGGAATCCGGTTACATCTATCCGCTTGATCTGTTTGTGCGCGCCGGGCTGTTCTCGGGCACAGGCGATGCTGACAGTTTTTTCGGGCAGAAGTTCTTTGCCGGTGGTTATCAGCAAGCGATGCAGGCCATGGCCAACGGACTGGTCGATGCGGCAGGCGCAAGCCAGTATGCCGATCTCTATCTGACACCGGATCAGCAGGCCGAGGTCAAGGTGCTGGCGGAATCAGAACAAATTCCCAGCCACGCAATCATCGCCCGCCCTGACCTGGACGCTGGGCTGCAGGCGAAGTTCATTGAAACCATGCTGCGCCTCAACGAGAGTGAGAACCGTCACCTGCTCACCTACCTCTATGGCCCGGACGGCTATCTCCCTGCTGATCCATCGGTTTACGAAGGCGTACGCGAGACTGCGCGGCGGTATGGGTTTCTGAAATGA
- a CDS encoding phosphonate ABC transporter ATP-binding protein has translation MNPVISLNAVSQHFASAAALADVSLSVQPGESVALLGPSGAGKSTLLALLDGRSSGWQGEAQVLGKSLLATGIPSREDRANIGFVFQEFALVDRQSVYQNVMNGRMGRMNIWSSLWGRFREEDHMCVTRALQDTGLSDLASRRADQLSGGQRQRVAIARCLAQEPELILADEPVSNLDPAHAERILSLITSSARSREIGVIFSSHQPDLSRRFAERIIGLRDGVVLFDKPSAQLTSGDIDELYHGAGVTSGLRVVS, from the coding sequence ATGAACCCTGTGATTTCACTCAACGCGGTATCGCAGCACTTTGCCAGTGCGGCAGCTCTTGCAGATGTTTCACTGTCGGTGCAGCCGGGTGAAAGTGTCGCGCTACTCGGTCCTTCGGGTGCGGGCAAATCAACGTTGCTGGCGTTGTTGGATGGTCGTTCGAGCGGTTGGCAGGGCGAGGCCCAGGTGCTGGGCAAGTCACTTTTGGCAACAGGAATTCCATCCCGCGAGGACCGTGCCAATATCGGCTTTGTCTTCCAGGAATTCGCATTGGTTGATCGGCAGAGTGTCTATCAGAATGTGATGAACGGTCGGATGGGCCGGATGAATATCTGGTCCTCACTCTGGGGGCGGTTCCGGGAAGAGGACCATATGTGCGTGACACGGGCGCTTCAGGATACGGGGCTGTCCGATCTGGCAAGCCGCCGTGCCGATCAGTTGTCGGGTGGACAACGGCAGCGCGTTGCGATTGCCAGATGTCTGGCACAAGAACCCGAGTTGATCCTTGCGGATGAGCCCGTCAGCAATTTGGACCCTGCTCACGCAGAACGCATTCTGAGCCTGATCACCAGCTCTGCACGTAGCCGCGAAATCGGCGTCATTTTCAGCTCGCATCAGCCCGACCTGTCACGCCGCTTTGCTGAGCGCATCATAGGCCTGCGAGATGGCGTGGTATTGTTCGACAAACCGTCGGCTCAGTTGACCAGCGGGGACATCGATGAACTGTATCACGGTGCCGGTGTCACATCGGGGCTGCGTGTAGTCAGTTGA
- the phnE gene encoding phosphonate ABC transporter, permease protein PhnE — translation MGRSVIWVMLVLAILWSLTSGDMGLGKLPGAGPRLAEFLGRMIPPDLSVWREVLTGLAETLRIAILGTLFAVILSVGLAVLASETMVPPAIWRPVRALLAVIRSIPLILVAMLMVGAVGLGPLPGILAITFHATGMLAKFYAEAIDNVATAPVAALESAGANRIQQLRWAIWPQMAPVIMRDTVFRFELNLRESLILGIVGAGGIGLYVQTYVRSFQYEKAATVTLAIIVLVLLSEALNMALQKRFN, via the coding sequence ATGGGTCGATCCGTCATTTGGGTCATGCTGGTGCTGGCGATCCTGTGGTCGCTGACCAGCGGAGATATGGGATTGGGCAAGCTGCCAGGCGCGGGACCCCGTCTGGCAGAGTTTTTGGGGCGTATGATCCCACCTGACCTGTCCGTTTGGCGCGAGGTTCTGACCGGGCTGGCGGAGACTCTGAGGATCGCCATTCTGGGAACATTGTTCGCCGTGATCCTGTCGGTGGGACTGGCCGTTTTGGCCTCTGAAACTATGGTACCACCAGCGATCTGGCGTCCCGTCCGTGCCTTGCTTGCGGTTATCCGGTCGATCCCGCTGATCCTGGTCGCTATGCTAATGGTGGGCGCTGTTGGGTTGGGTCCGCTTCCCGGTATACTGGCAATCACATTTCACGCGACCGGCATGTTGGCAAAGTTCTATGCAGAAGCCATCGACAATGTTGCCACCGCTCCTGTGGCGGCGCTTGAAAGCGCAGGGGCCAACAGAATTCAACAGTTGCGTTGGGCAATCTGGCCGCAGATGGCGCCTGTGATCATGCGCGATACCGTATTTCGGTTTGAGCTAAATCTGCGCGAAAGCCTGATACTGGGCATTGTCGGTGCAGGTGGCATTGGGTTGTATGTGCAAACCTATGTACGGTCGTTTCAGTATGAAAAGGCTGCGACCGTGACGTTGGCAATCATTGTTCTGGTTTTATTGTCAGAGGCGCTGAATATGGCCTTGCAAAAACGGTTCAACTAA
- a CDS encoding transglutaminase family protein — protein sequence MLNRDPLLTATPLLDFETPAILGLITERRWPDLPVLDRIGAIYDFVRNEIAFGYNRADDIPASEVLANGYGQCNTKGTLLMALFRGSGIRCRLHGFTIHKELQRGVVPELFYPMAPTEIVHSWVEVEAEGTWLKLEGFILDELFLRVLQQTFPKTESLCGYGVGTDCLSDPQVEWEGRDTYIQRNGIVQDFGDFDSPDSFYVRHRQNFGFFRELMYRVVVRHWMNARVRALRTGRLVANVSATHSHGNSGESV from the coding sequence ATGCTGAACCGAGACCCGTTGCTAACCGCCACACCTCTGCTTGATTTTGAAACACCCGCAATTTTGGGACTCATAACGGAACGGCGCTGGCCCGATCTGCCTGTCTTGGATCGAATTGGCGCTATTTATGATTTCGTGCGTAACGAGATTGCCTTTGGTTACAACCGTGCAGACGATATCCCGGCATCAGAGGTACTCGCCAATGGCTATGGGCAATGCAATACCAAGGGCACTCTTCTGATGGCACTGTTTCGCGGCAGCGGTATCCGATGCCGTTTGCATGGCTTTACGATCCACAAAGAGTTGCAGAGGGGTGTGGTTCCCGAGCTTTTCTATCCGATGGCGCCGACGGAGATTGTGCATTCATGGGTTGAAGTCGAAGCAGAGGGTACGTGGCTAAAGCTGGAAGGCTTTATTCTGGATGAGCTTTTCTTACGCGTGTTGCAGCAGACATTTCCCAAAACAGAAAGCCTGTGTGGGTATGGTGTGGGGACGGATTGCCTGAGCGATCCCCAGGTCGAATGGGAAGGCCGTGACACATACATTCAAAGAAACGGCATCGTGCAGGATTTTGGGGACTTTGACTCACCTGACTCCTTTTATGTCCGTCACAGGCAGAACTTTGGCTTTTTTCGTGAACTGATGTACCGAGTCGTCGTGAGGCATTGGATGAACGCACGTGTAAGAGCACTACGCACTGGCAGGCTGGTGGCAAATGTTTCGGCAACACATTCCCATGGCAACTCCGGTGAATCCGTTTGA
- a CDS encoding helix-turn-helix domain-containing protein, protein MLTIGTLGKKTGTKVQTIRYYEQIGLMPEPGRTEGGQRRYGHTELDRLAFIRHARQLGFSLEAIRELLDLSDDPDRPCHEADSIARRQLKQIEQRMARLEALRTELERMVHECSGGNTSDCRVLEVLRDHSECLTDHEEIGA, encoded by the coding sequence ATGCTGACGATCGGAACGCTTGGAAAAAAGACCGGAACCAAGGTTCAGACGATCCGCTACTACGAGCAGATCGGACTTATGCCGGAACCGGGGCGCACCGAAGGTGGCCAGCGGCGTTATGGCCATACCGAATTGGATCGCCTGGCTTTTATCCGTCACGCCCGCCAACTGGGGTTTTCGCTTGAGGCGATACGCGAACTGCTTGATTTGTCCGACGATCCGGATCGCCCCTGTCATGAAGCCGACAGTATCGCGCGCCGGCAACTCAAACAGATTGAGCAAAGAATGGCGCGGCTGGAAGCGTTGCGGACCGAGCTGGAGCGCATGGTGCATGAATGCAGTGGCGGCAACACCTCGGATTGTCGTGTACTCGAAGTTCTGCGCGATCATTCCGAATGTCTTACTGATCACGAAGAAATCGGCGCGTAA
- a CDS encoding SCO family protein, with product MAGVATAAFAYLMLWSDNRSVRTEEGSVPFEARFELTDHSGVVRTQNDFAGKWMLVFFGFTNCPDVCPTTLSEVAAVQEGLGTQSNQVQPIFISIDPERDTPAVLAEYVPLFDAGIIGLTGTSEQIAQTSKTFPIFYERIEQAAAPDGYTMGHTSHLFLFNEDAGFVQSWSYGTPPEEILADLKQRL from the coding sequence CTGGCTGGTGTCGCAACGGCGGCATTTGCCTATCTGATGTTGTGGTCAGATAACAGATCCGTGCGGACCGAAGAAGGTTCTGTCCCGTTCGAGGCCAGGTTCGAACTGACAGATCACTCTGGTGTTGTCCGTACTCAGAACGACTTTGCGGGCAAGTGGATGTTGGTGTTTTTTGGGTTCACCAACTGCCCGGACGTTTGCCCTACAACACTGTCCGAGGTGGCAGCAGTGCAGGAAGGCCTGGGAACCCAATCAAACCAAGTGCAACCCATCTTCATTTCAATTGACCCCGAACGCGACACTCCGGCCGTCTTGGCCGAGTATGTACCACTTTTCGATGCGGGGATCATTGGACTTACAGGCACGTCAGAACAGATAGCGCAAACGTCCAAGACTTTTCCGATATTCTACGAACGGATCGAACAAGCCGCTGCACCGGACGGATACACGATGGGGCATACCTCTCATCTGTTTCTGTTCAATGAGGACGCTGGATTCGTTCAGTCCTGGTCATATGGCACGCCTCCCGAAGAAATTCTTGCGGATCTGAAACAGAGACTCTGA
- a CDS encoding disulfide bond formation protein B: MSWFSKDTLLGLAWAIALVASLSVLFIGEILGQTPCVLCWFQRAFMFPLAIVLGLGLWWQDQNVGRYGIALALGGAAVALWHMGLYAGLIPEKIQPCSASGPSCTDANQTVLGVPIPLMALVSFALIGVLCALSLKEKQV; the protein is encoded by the coding sequence ATGTCCTGGTTTTCCAAAGATACACTTCTCGGCCTGGCCTGGGCGATTGCCCTGGTTGCTTCTCTTTCTGTTCTGTTCATTGGAGAGATCCTGGGGCAGACGCCCTGTGTGCTGTGCTGGTTCCAGCGCGCGTTCATGTTCCCATTGGCGATCGTACTGGGGCTTGGCCTGTGGTGGCAGGACCAGAACGTGGGCCGTTACGGGATAGCACTGGCATTGGGGGGCGCTGCTGTCGCCTTGTGGCACATGGGCCTGTATGCCGGTCTGATCCCCGAAAAAATCCAACCATGCTCAGCTAGCGGTCCGTCCTGCACGGACGCAAATCAAACTGTTTTGGGCGTCCCGATTCCGCTGATGGCGCTCGTTTCATTCGCGCTAATCGGCGTTCTGTGCGCCCTTTCACTCAAGGAGAAACAAGTATGA
- a CDS encoding DsbA family protein — protein sequence MNRRGLILSVLAFGGAGFGAASWYVNRPAASGNTEPVAPEIAETLIRSYSPVLGPKDAPVTIVEFFDPACEACRAFHPVVKDIMAQHGDAVRVVIRYTPFHGEGSEEAIRVLEAARMQGVFEPVLEAVLREQPKWAAHGAPEPGLIIRIAAAAGLDADAAQAQMLAPQTVGVLNQDRADVEAVGIRQTPTFFVNGKSLDPFGEAELRRLVAAEVAALQS from the coding sequence ATGAACAGACGAGGCCTGATTTTGTCCGTTCTCGCATTTGGTGGCGCTGGTTTTGGAGCCGCCTCCTGGTACGTGAACCGCCCGGCTGCTTCAGGCAACACCGAGCCTGTCGCACCCGAAATCGCTGAAACACTTATCCGTTCTTACTCGCCTGTTCTCGGCCCTAAAGACGCACCGGTTACAATTGTCGAATTTTTCGATCCGGCTTGTGAAGCCTGCCGTGCCTTTCATCCGGTCGTGAAGGACATCATGGCACAGCATGGAGACGCCGTGCGCGTTGTGATCCGGTACACCCCTTTCCATGGCGAAGGCTCAGAGGAGGCGATCCGCGTGCTTGAAGCGGCACGCATGCAGGGGGTCTTTGAACCGGTCCTGGAAGCCGTGCTGCGAGAGCAGCCCAAATGGGCCGCGCATGGTGCGCCTGAGCCTGGTCTTATTATTCGAATTGCAGCAGCGGCGGGACTGGATGCCGATGCAGCGCAGGCACAAATGCTCGCGCCCCAGACAGTCGGTGTTCTTAATCAGGATCGCGCTGATGTCGAAGCAGTCGGTATACGGCAAACTCCGACATTCTTCGTCAATGGCAAATCTCTGGATCCGTTTGGTGAGGCTGAATTGAGACGTCTGGTCGCTGCAGAAGTTGCAGCACTGCAAAGCTGA
- a CDS encoding copper chaperone PCu(A)C, whose product MRLTTKNTLLAGVLAAFGTTAILSAPVLAGGDDVVVEDAWSRASIGTNRPGAAYMTIRNTSDEVVTLTSIRTDLAMMPEIHQTSTNAEGVSSMAPAGELEIAPGGSVALEPGGLHAMLMRLQRPMTEGESFALTLIFADGAEKTVNIPIFGIAARGPEN is encoded by the coding sequence ATGAGACTCACTACAAAAAATACACTTCTGGCAGGTGTGCTTGCCGCATTCGGCACCACTGCCATTCTATCGGCACCGGTACTGGCAGGGGGCGACGATGTTGTCGTTGAAGATGCCTGGTCGCGGGCCTCTATCGGCACCAACCGGCCGGGTGCCGCGTACATGACGATCCGCAACACCAGTGATGAGGTCGTCACACTGACCTCTATCCGCACCGATCTTGCGATGATGCCCGAGATCCACCAGACATCGACCAATGCAGAGGGCGTTAGTTCCATGGCACCAGCTGGCGAGCTGGAAATTGCGCCCGGTGGTTCCGTCGCGCTTGAGCCCGGCGGGCTGCATGCAATGCTTATGCGGCTGCAACGCCCGATGACTGAAGGCGAGAGTTTTGCGCTGACCCTGATCTTTGCCGATGGAGCAGAAAAGACCGTCAACATACCGATATTCGGTATTGCTGCACGAGGCCCAGAGAACTGA